A window from Bacteroidota bacterium encodes these proteins:
- a CDS encoding FKBP-type peptidyl-prolyl cis-trans isomerase, translating to MKREFFLLMVIALVISLAVVSCQQNKYRGYKKSDSGLLYKFYHRSGDTTKPRLNDMITIRMKYGTEDTTIFDSDKSPRPLMMPQKKSDYKGDIYEAFSMMSVGDSASFILRPDSFFLKTARNPRIPPYIDSNDVMIFHIKLLSSLTREAYQRAEQARKDSLKSQENQFREQYIKDNGIGVASLTSGLYFIETTPGNGTIPQTGQWIKLHFSVTALDGKIIYSSFNDKPAEFEFGKQFENKGVTEAVGLMSKGSKARLIVPSDLAFGERGRGEMIPPFSTLLYDVQIVDIMTKQQHDIEQEKIKQEKLKKYEQNKIESRRFLEQNSKQPGVVTLPDGLQYKIVNPGSGTKPSLTDQVKVNYRGTIINGTVFDSSYDRKEPSVFKVNAVISGWSEALQMMPLGAKWILYIPPELAYKDNGRGKIIEPNMALIFEVELLEILK from the coding sequence ATGAAAAGAGAATTTTTTTTATTAATGGTGATTGCATTAGTCATTTCACTTGCTGTGGTCTCGTGCCAGCAAAATAAATATAGGGGATATAAGAAGTCAGATTCCGGTCTCCTGTATAAGTTTTATCATCGTTCTGGTGATACAACAAAACCCCGCTTAAATGATATGATTACAATCAGGATGAAATATGGAACAGAAGACACGACTATTTTTGACAGCGATAAAAGCCCAAGACCACTTATGATGCCTCAAAAAAAATCTGATTATAAGGGTGATATTTATGAAGCTTTCTCAATGATGTCAGTTGGAGATAGTGCCTCATTCATTCTCCGGCCGGATTCATTTTTTCTTAAAACCGCTCGCAATCCAAGAATACCACCCTATATCGACAGCAACGACGTGATGATTTTTCATATTAAACTTTTATCCTCTCTCACAAGAGAAGCTTACCAAAGAGCAGAGCAGGCGAGAAAGGACAGCCTCAAATCACAGGAAAATCAATTTCGTGAACAATACATCAAAGATAATGGGATTGGTGTCGCTTCTTTAACCAGCGGGCTGTACTTTATCGAGACAACCCCTGGAAATGGAACTATACCGCAGACCGGACAATGGATTAAATTGCATTTTTCAGTTACAGCATTGGATGGAAAAATAATTTATTCTTCTTTTAATGATAAGCCGGCGGAATTTGAGTTTGGAAAACAATTTGAAAACAAAGGTGTTACAGAAGCTGTTGGTCTGATGAGTAAGGGCTCGAAAGCTCGTCTGATAGTCCCATCTGACCTTGCCTTTGGCGAACGTGGCAGGGGAGAGATGATTCCACCTTTTTCAACTCTGCTTTATGATGTTCAGATTGTTGATATTATGACCAAACAACAACATGATATTGAGCAGGAAAAAATCAAACAGGAGAAATTGAAGAAATATGAACAGAATAAAATTGAAAGCCGTAGATTCCTCGAACAAAACAGTAAACAACCTGGCGTTGTGACTCTTCCGGATGGCCTGCAATATAAAATTGTAAATCCGGGCTCTGGTACTAAACCATCTCTCACTGATCAGGTAAAGGTAAATTACAGAGGTACTATCATAAACGGAACTGTTTTTGACAGTTCCTATGACCGAAAAGAACCTTCAGTTTTTAAGGTTAATGCAGTAATTTCCGGTTGGTCTGAAGCTCTTCAGATGATGCCACTTGGTGCAAAATGGATATTGTACATTCCTCCTGAATTGGCATATAAGGATAATGGAAGGGGAAAAATTATCGAACCCAACATGGCATTGATATTTGAAGTGGAATTATTGGAGATTTTAAAGTAA
- a CDS encoding FKBP-type peptidyl-prolyl cis-trans isomerase — protein sequence MNSVMSVIGKTVAFIILLIAFSSIISACRNKLSEKEKAFNPDPYKEILIKANKQMTKNESDLIDDFIRRYGWTMEQTGTGLRYMIYKKGNGLFPKKGDYVIINYYSILLNGDSCYSSGKDGHKEFQIGSGAVESGLDEGILLLRIGDKAKFIIPSHLAFGLLGDQNKIPPKATLVYDVELIDIRNIKIKYN from the coding sequence ATGAATAGTGTTATGTCGGTAATAGGTAAAACAGTTGCTTTCATTATTTTATTGATTGCTTTTAGTTCAATAATATCAGCATGTCGTAATAAACTTTCAGAGAAGGAAAAAGCCTTTAATCCTGATCCGTATAAGGAGATCCTGATAAAAGCCAACAAACAAATGACTAAGAACGAAAGTGATCTCATTGATGATTTCATCAGGCGTTATGGTTGGACTATGGAACAAACAGGAACAGGATTGCGATATATGATTTATAAAAAAGGAAATGGTCTGTTTCCAAAGAAAGGTGATTACGTTATTATTAATTATTACTCGATACTTCTTAATGGTGATTCATGTTACTCCTCTGGAAAGGATGGACATAAGGAATTCCAGATCGGTAGCGGGGCCGTTGAAAGTGGTCTGGATGAAGGAATTTTGTTACTCCGCATTGGAGACAAAGCAAAATTTATTATACCTTCGCACCTCGCTTTTGGATTGTTGGGTGATCAGAATAAAATCCCTCCAAAAGCAACGCTGGTTTATGATGTAGAATTAATAGACATCAGGAATATCAAAATTAAGTATAACTAA
- a CDS encoding DHH family phosphoesterase, translating into MTKTVAYQVKELLSSSKRNVVITTHTNPDGDALGSSLAFGQFLTITGHHVDIIVPNNFPAFLSWMPGSENILIYKRLPEKCRHIIAQAELIFCLDFNALIRLDKLEDPVRKSFVPKILIDHHPQPENEFDIVISSVETSSTAELVYKLIDELGGKYLISKPIAENIYVGIVTDTGSFSYSCNYENTYLIIADLMKRGVDGEHIHTLVYDTYSEDRMRLLGYCLSKKLKVLKEYHSAYICLTKEELRSFNYQIGDSEGIVNYALSITGVSFACLIMERDKYIRMSFRSRGNFSVNDFARRHFEGGGHKNAAGANSYVTIEETILKLEELLAVYKEQLNIANQMSGYNYHE; encoded by the coding sequence TTGACCAAAACAGTTGCTTATCAAGTCAAAGAATTGCTCAGCTCCTCAAAAAGAAATGTGGTAATTACTACTCACACTAACCCTGATGGGGATGCTTTGGGATCATCCCTGGCTTTTGGGCAATTTCTGACAATTACGGGGCACCATGTGGATATCATTGTACCGAATAACTTTCCTGCCTTCCTGTCATGGATGCCAGGAAGTGAGAATATCCTGATCTATAAAAGGCTGCCTGAAAAATGCAGACACATTATCGCTCAGGCTGAATTAATATTTTGTCTCGACTTTAATGCACTTATCCGGTTGGATAAACTTGAGGATCCGGTTCGCAAAAGCTTTGTCCCCAAAATATTAATAGACCATCATCCTCAGCCTGAAAATGAATTCGACATTGTGATTTCTTCCGTTGAAACATCTTCGACAGCAGAACTGGTATATAAATTAATTGATGAGCTTGGAGGGAAGTACCTCATTTCTAAACCTATTGCTGAAAATATTTATGTAGGTATAGTAACAGATACTGGCTCTTTTAGCTATTCATGTAATTACGAAAACACTTATCTGATTATTGCCGATTTAATGAAAAGAGGTGTTGATGGTGAACATATCCATACACTTGTCTATGACACCTATTCTGAAGACCGGATGCGCTTACTCGGTTACTGCTTGAGTAAAAAGCTGAAAGTTCTTAAGGAATATCATTCAGCCTATATTTGTCTGACAAAAGAAGAGCTGCGGTCATTTAATTATCAGATTGGGGATTCTGAAGGTATCGTAAATTATGCCCTTTCAATTACTGGAGTAAGCTTTGCCTGTTTAATAATGGAAAGAGATAAATATATCAGAATGTCATTCAGGTCACGGGGCAACTTTTCTGTTAATGACTTTGCAAGAAGACATTTTGAGGGAGGTGGTCATAAAAATGCAGCCGGTGCAAATTCGTACGTTACTATCGAAGAAACAATACTTAAACTGGAGGAGCTACTCGCAGTTTATAAAGAGCAATTAAATATTGCAAATCAGATGTCAGGATATAATTATCATGAATAG
- the ndk gene encoding nucleoside-diphosphate kinase, which yields MSGKITLTTIKPLAVQKNHTGAILKQINEAGFRVIAMKYLKLTTDQAREFYAIHRERPFFNDLVMSMSSGPIVAAILEKDNAVETYRELIGSTDPLKAAPGTIRSLYGISIEANAVHGSDSDENAGIESDFFFSKLERY from the coding sequence ATGTCAGGAAAAATCACATTGACCACGATTAAACCTTTAGCTGTGCAGAAAAATCACACAGGTGCAATATTAAAACAGATAAATGAAGCAGGATTCCGGGTTATAGCGATGAAATACCTCAAATTGACAACGGATCAGGCAAGGGAATTTTATGCCATTCACAGAGAAAGGCCATTCTTTAATGATTTAGTAATGTCAATGAGTTCAGGTCCCATAGTAGCTGCTATACTTGAAAAGGACAATGCTGTCGAAACATACAGGGAACTCATTGGTTCTACAGATCCTTTAAAAGCAGCACCAGGTACGATACGGAGTTTATATGGGATATCTATTGAAGCGAATGCAGTGCACGGTTCTGACAGTGACGAAAATGCAGGGATTGAAAGTGATTTTTTCTTTTCAAAATTGGAACGGTACTGA
- a CDS encoding helix-turn-helix transcriptional regulator, protein MLKRIFQLIKSKEITASEFASTIGVQPSSVSHVLSGRNKPSLDFVLKILRCFPEINPDWLLFDHGAMIRKEKITINNQEIRTGHIETFKSETGLKVSPVEEGKTLLQDSTSPVKSDTQVAQNTGVIKSVRIVIFFNDHTFSEYMPENVGK, encoded by the coding sequence ATGCTAAAAAGAATATTTCAATTAATCAAATCGAAAGAAATCACAGCCTCTGAGTTTGCATCGACAATTGGAGTGCAACCATCCAGCGTTTCACATGTTCTTTCTGGAAGAAATAAACCGAGTCTTGATTTTGTACTGAAAATTTTACGATGTTTTCCGGAAATTAATCCTGATTGGCTTTTGTTTGATCACGGCGCGATGATACGAAAAGAAAAAATTACTATTAATAACCAGGAAATACGAACTGGTCACATAGAAACATTCAAATCCGAAACTGGTTTGAAGGTTTCCCCTGTTGAAGAAGGGAAAACCTTACTCCAAGATAGCACATCACCTGTAAAAAGCGATACACAAGTAGCACAAAATACTGGCGTAATTAAATCAGTACGTATTGTGATTTTTTTTAACGATCATACATTTTCAGAATATATGCCTGAAAATGTCGGAAAATAG